The genomic window ttgttcagccgaggacgtcgctccgcttttatgctccgccgaggacttcgctcagcctgcctgccctgctgtggtcgtcgctctgtcttcatgctcagccgaggacgtcgctcagcctgcctgcccagcagtggtcgtcgctctgcccccctgctcggctgaggtcgtcgctctgcccccctgctcggctgaggacgtcgctctgcccccctgctcggctgaggacgtcgctctgcccccctgctcggctgaggacgtcgcccgcTTCCCTGcaccgacgaggacgtcgccccgctgtccagctccgctgaggacgtcgccccgcttccCTGcaccgacgaggacgtcgccccgcttccCTGcaccgacgaggacgtcgccccgcttccCTGcaccgacgaggacgtcgccccgcttccCTGcaccgacgaggacgtcgccccgctttcatgttctggcaaggacgtcgccccgctttcatgttctgCCGAGGAAATATCTCTGCCTCCCTGTGCCGTTGTGGAAGCCGCtcggcctcctggttttgctggggacattttgcccaggggtcaggaccaccagatggaggacgtataattttgggcgctccgggagtagcgcccttgggggagggttctgtcatgtatcaagaaactctggactccacttcccatcagccactgcactgcactagctgtcacatgaccacctgcacctgactcacgttttgttaatgagcactcgtgtgtgtgtgtgtgtgtgtgtgtgtgtgtgtgtgtgtgtgtgtgtatatatatagtccttgtctgcactgtttgctggtctttcgttgtcctagactcttgttgttcatctctcagtgttttgtttcatgccacagtgttgtACCAAGTTGTCTTCGTGTCTTTGTTccatagtacgtttgtttcaataaatgtcactatctgcacttgcttctggcctCTGTCCTCGATACGTGACAATGATAAAGGAGGAAAAACACACAGGTGATAAATGTCCTCACTCAAAAACAGCTCAGACATGCCATAAAAAGCAGAAGTTGGtcttaaaaaacaaagcacttAAAAGTGCAAACGCAACAGGTCTTGAGATGTCTGGGGGGGACCCAGACAGTACATCACCCAGACATCACATGTAATGGTATTTTGGGCAAACCAGGGGTGTTTCAACTGTATAAAAAGGGAGCCCCATTTCAGGGGACTTTGAGATCACTCTGGGACGTCCCTCTGTGCGGATCTCGTGTGGTGAGCAGCAATAAACCCTTGCTTTTCCTATTCACGGCTCTCTGTGATTTTGTCATCCTCAAATTGATGTAAGTACTTGATGATATAACTTAGTTGTGTTTAGCCTTTTGGAAAATTAGAGACAACAATGTAAGTGTTCTCCTGGCACCAGATGTGATGACAGCACCCGAACATGAAACACTGCAACACTCAAAACTCTACTGCTTTAGAGCTTTCTGCACTTGTGACTCACATTTTGCTGAGCAGATGGTCCCATatggataccctaaagatcTGGACTTCCCAAAATTCACTGCCCAGGACTCACACTTGCTTCATTGAATAATTTCACCTGCATACTGTAGACTTGTATCTAAGAACTGCTCCTGCAGTCAtcaagactttcctgtgtcaaTCTCAGGacttttattcacaatatgctcatgCCAAatctttcaacacacttagtgtAGTTTGCGTTTACGCTTCCATAACCCAATActataattatttacaaaactgtCAGGTGTCACCCAGAAACGAATGGGTTCCTGTttgtctggtttctctcaagaTTTCTACatacagatttctgtaaagcttctttgtggcaattcaattcaattcaattcgggCGAGCTGTAATGACAACACAGCTCACTTACTATGTGACATGAGACACTAGGGCAGTGAATAAAAACCTGATTGTGGTTTTTCTTTCTGGTTAACCATGTTGGTCGAATGGCTAGTAGCTGGGCTCGAGTGAGTATCGTTATGGACTGAACACTCAACTTTGTAAATCAGGAATTCAGATTGACTTCTCTCATATGGAAGGTGCAATTTGAAAGGATCTTTTTCAAAGGGTCTACAGTGTTGTCTAAAATCAGTCCAGTGTCTCCCATACTGCAAGAAAGTCTATAGTAAATAGTGACCGAGTGAATAAGAAGTTGATTTCAGACACCTCAGACAATGTATGATTTACTTGCAGTAGTGAAAGACAAACAAGCATGTCAGATAAAAAATACTGCTCACTTTGATGGACGTGAAGCACTGCTTTACAGAACGATGTGGTTAAAAATGTTGGTTAACATGGAACTGTATCTGTAATAGTTACACAATGTTcaaaatttaagagaaaaaaaaaacccaggggATCCTTACCTTCGAAAGGGCAGACAAGGTCGAAATGGCCTTCAATTCCCTTAACATTTATctagagaaaggaaagaaaagcttTTGTATCAGTATGAAAACATGATAGGACACTTTACATCCCATACATGCAAACATGAACATTATGTACCTGCACACAGAGCAAAGGGTGACGTTCAACTTCAACAAACTCGCCTTGTAATTGCTTTAGACAGAAACAAAGAGTGCCCATGAGTCAGATCAAAACATTGATACAGATTTTGCTTAAAAcacgttttgttttaaaaaaaaaaattttttacattttattatattaggtCAATCATCAAATCAGGGTCTCTGCacattactgtgcaaaagtcacattactgtgcaaaacgcatacatgaaaaaataaatatgtaaagcAACAATGAAttagaaaattatttttttttttaaacatgaaagaCAAATTTCTATTAAAAACCTAGGAACATCTTTCacacagcttttcttttaagtaaTGTTGAAAAACATAGTCTTTcacacagattttttaaaataatgttgaaATTACTGGGGGGTGggttattacaaaaaaaaaattcacacccATTGCTGCTTGCTATTCAAGTTCCATTTTCTATGCTGACGGCTGTGTATATAACGCCTGCTGTTCCTTAAGTCATCTGTTACATGGCAGTCTTTGCTTGAAGTTGAGCCTGAAGTTTTTTTGCAGAGATGAATTTCAGCCTCCAGTCTGCAGGGGGCGATGATGTTCCAAACAAGAGCAGTGCTGTTTCTAGTCATTGCTCCAGCATGAGTCAAAGATTCCACCACAGACACAGATAcattagagacagagagaactgcgagaaggaaagaaagagaggaaaacatTTTGTCATCTtcaaatttttatattatttgttttatacaGCCATAATTACTGAACAGTCTTACAGCATTGGAACTGTGGACCATACCTGTCTTATTAAAAAATGGGCAAAATGTCTTTCGAGGTCCATCCACCCACCAAATCTGACAAGGTAAAACacaaaattaatttcattttcaaCAATTGAATCAGCAATCCCCTATTCTTATTCTCTGTGCCAACCACTGTGTATTGAGTTCAAGATTTACCAGGAGTATAAAAGGCATTCACTTATTGACCATAAAGTGCAAATCAGAGTCTGGTAACTGTCAGTGATGCAATACTACTATATGCAGTATTGGGAAGAGTTTTAAGCATGACaagtgtttgtgtaaatgtggTGTGAGATATTCATTTCACGTCTTTTGCAATGTTTGTATGCCATTAAAAAGTAACATATTACGTAATAGACCACTTTTTCTTAAAACAGCCTCGTTGAGGCTGTCTGGTTCATCAGAAGCAAGCAAGACAGAAACATTTTCCAGTATACACATGTGCAGAATTTCTTTACAAGACGTTTGCACATTACTGTACAATAGGGTCTGAAACTAATGTCTGGCCCACCACCTGCCAGTTGCAAGTAAAATGTTGGCAAAAGTAAGTGCAAGAAATGTTTTACATACCAAACCATACTTATTTCATTACAGAAGCAGACGTACCATACCATGCATATttgaatacattattatatttattatctttactcacatttaaaaaaatttatttgataTCAAAAATGTCAATGTGCAACCTAAAGTCTGTCTCTGGATGCAAATGTTGTACCATTGTGACTGACAATACTTCAGTCCCTTCAGCATTTAGGTTTCGTATCACCCAGTTcgcattaaataataataagcggtCAACCCTCCCCGAACACTCTGTATAAGATGAAAATGTAGATAAAACAGAAGACATTAGAGAAGATTACATATTTCACTGAAATAACATTAcatatttcagtgaaaacagACAGTACTACTAAATACTTGAACACTGCTTAAATTGTATCTAAAATgattataaatactttatttattgtaaCACATTCCAAGTGGATTTCAGAAGAAAATTTCACAGGTAGAATTTAACAGTGCCACTGTGGACGGTGGAGAGAGTAGTTCAATTCAAACCCTATAAACAGAACTTACAGCgcaatatatgaataaatacttCTGTCTTCCCAAATTGAAGTGTCCCAGTTTGTAAGGATTTAAGGATATATTTATAAGAAtagcatgataaataaataaagaaagaaagaaagaaagaaagaaagaaagaaagaaagaaatgttaaTACCTGAAAGCAGAGACAGGGGGCAACAGAGTTCATTGGAATCGTCAGCGGATTCTCCTTCTTGTATTCAAAGAAACAAGTAAAGTTAGAATGGCTATGGTGATGATATGTCagtgggaaaaaatatatatatatggcagttgaatttttttatacacaccCATTCCAGTCTTAAACATGGCCCATCTTTCTCCATCCCCTTGCAGGCCTGCAGGTCATGAACTACATCCTTGGCTAGATCACCCACACGTAGTTCTGCCATTCCTGTTTTGGGGTTGATTTCTGGATACAAAATGGGTACTGGGAAACAAAGTAGATTCCGTTATAGAAATACgtaaaaatatagaaatacgttaaaatacaaaaatcaaATCTGAAAGCTGAAGTTTTAACATGAACTCACCTTTACACTGTGCAATGGCCAGACCTTGGGaacaaactgaaacaaaaaatatatactgtgtgtcCATAATGTCTAGTGAAGTTGACAATTGATgacagtgtgtgcgtgtgagtgtgtgtgtgggtgtgggtgtgtgtgagagagagagaaattaccTTTGTCTATTGCAGGTATCTTGATGTATTCAGTGAAGGTGGGTTTATGAGTGTTTGAAGAGGAGACAATGAACTGACTGCCAAAATCATCTTCCCTCAGCTGTACTATCAATGACATCCACATCTGCAGAGCAGTTAAATGCACAGACACACTTGAGTCATTTGATGGAAGTTTGCCTCTTTTCCTCctaattattcattttcaaagCGGTGGCTCATCTATACGTGCAGGTGGGGCAAAGCCCCACCACATATATCATccattcaacaaatgttaatcttcataaagtcctcattAATAAATTCACAgattttaaattctgttgaaatactaattacctcttttgagtgaccaacAAAGGTTAAAAGTTTTTTGCTAATTGACAGATATAAGCCGATGTTCTGTTGATTTGCTCACCTTTCTAAATGATGAACTGCCCCATTTAGCtggagttattattgcacctagtggttaACAATGGGAACTGCAGCAAGTGTTAATAGAGGCCCATTGAGCCAGGAATCGCACCGCCCCATTCTCAATCTACGATCAGTCTCGGTGCGCTCAGGACATTCGATGACAGGAATACCAGGGTCAcgtttttttattccaaattgGGATTATTTTAGAATACTCTGCAGctgccaagatcttgttttatagcaaataatcatTAATAGAACTAATACATTTGTGAAACATTAAAACTAAAACATTATCCATTTCTGTTGTAAGATATATTGAAAAgattgggagagggaaaggggTTTATGGCATGGATAATGtttattcagcagaaatgtgtgtgcacctCAGTGAACTTGTTTCCCATGCAAaggctaaaaaaaagaaaagaaaaatgtctcGCATTTCCTGTAAATTTTTCCCAAACTTGGCAACACTGATTAATGATATTCCCTCTTATGTGTTCATGTCAACACACTGTGACAATAGCGATGGGAACACACTTGCTCTATCAAACACAACTGAACAAAGGTACATTGAAAACTGATCCAAACAAGCTGATAGACCGGATACTGTATGGctgtactgtatgttgttgACTGGAAACGCCTATTACAGGGTTACTCTAAAAATCCGctagatagtagcctatagcataaTTAAGTTTTATTGCCTCTTAATTTTGTTTGGGGCTACATCCTTATTAAGGTCATCCTACCCCACCAAAATGTAAGGTCATGAGCCAGTGCTGATTAATAGTATTAATTCATATAGCTGACATTACACAATAAAGGACATCTATTATAACACTGGAATTTTGCTgtcaaatttttaaaatgtttcttgtGTAGCTGTAACACTAAGTTACCTCTCTTGTGTGGTCATCTGAGAAGGGCAGTGTGAAAGTGAGCTCTTTTGAACCTGAGAAGTCTGGGCACTGGTAACACACTTGCACAGACATTGGTATGGAAACGGACGGTTTTAAGCCACTTCCGTGCTCGTTTAACCTGTCCTCACTGCTTTTGTCATTGTAGCTATCTTCTCCGGACAGAGCTGCTTCCTCATGTGTTCCTAAAGAAAAAGCAGGGCAAAACCTATAAacttaaaaatatcatttttgtaCATACAAATATGAAATAGCTCTCACTGAGCCCTTGAGTATGTGGCAAtgcaaaaactgtattttgtatattCCGTGTCAAGATACCTGCAGTTGTAATATTAAGCCAGATTCTTAAGCATGGACGCAAGCCTCGATGACTTCTACACAACAGCGCATGAGCAGCAAGACCACTCACATAAACTCTGTCATTGTAATATGGGCCGATATCACCtagataaacagagaagagGACACAGCAAAAATAACAGCGTGTTAGTTTTAGCTTTGTCCTGGAATTCACTTCTgataaaataaagcttttacaTATGAATGTTTGACATGGGTTAATCCTTTCATACCATCTTCATAATATGTTGTtgataatatatacacatatctacagtacataaaaacttctgtattttgttttaaaaaaagttttccaaatCTGATAAAAGTATTAGATAATATCAAAGATGCTTTAAAACAGCACCAGGAACTATTGTTtactataaatatttatgtttacataGTTGATTTATATGCATCAGGAAAGTTCCTGTTCACTAAAGTCATGATGTTGAAGCCCTACACTGTGACATGTATATACCGCTTAGctgttatatatacacaatgccCATTATTCATCAAAGTGTTATATGGACAAATCTGATCATAAAATGAGCATTCTCATTTATCTGTACAATCAAACCCACGTCTGAccagagtgtgtgtaaatttaagCTTCATATTTTAACAACCTGAAAAATCATAaccaataaaaaatatagtatCAGGAGAGCTGGTAAGTAGTGCAAGTATTAACAAGAAAAATAGTCTATCAGTTAATATTGATAATCATGGGAACCTTGTAGTAAAATACAGCTAATGCAATTTAGTGACGACATGTAATTTGCAAATGTGAATAGCAATGCACAGACGTGGTTCTTTATTGGTGCGCTAGTCCTTCAAATAAAGCAGTAGTTGAAattgtgtataaaaaaatacacacaatagaGCTTTGCACTGGGATGAAAACCAGAATGTGGAGCCTCTGGCTGACAAACCACTGAATTTACATGACTTTTAATTCTTCCATTATTGTATGTCATTTCGACAAATTCATTCCAGCATGAATCATGAAAGACCTGCAAAGCCTGGCACTGCATGGCATCTCTCCAACACCTGGGAGTTGCAGCAGGAGGTTGGTTCATGATGGAAACTTGGCTCacctatatttattattaatgtcttaattACAGTTGACTTCAGTTAAATCTGACCTAATCGcgcacccccccccaaaaaaaaaaacactagatCTAAATTCACATAACTACTTGTAAGTAAAGATTTGATTTTGACAGCATGTTGACAGCAAACAGcattataaacacaaacacatccatAACTGTCTTGATACAACTACATGACATTATACTTTAGTTTAAACAAAGGATTGCAAAAGGCAAGCTTCATGGACCCCTAACTCTGCTGAAACTGTTAACTGTGTGTTAATACTAcaattatttaactttttaaaacgATTTTCAAGCACACGTTTGCATCTTTTTTGCAACAAGCTAGGCAAGCACTTCAAACTCATGAAAACAAGGGATTAGTGAGCAGAAGCATGTGTCCACTTGAAGCTAACTCATTTGTACTCAAATTCCTGCTTAGATTGTCATACTGCAGTTTCATCAATCAGATGCAGATTCACTTGCAGATCTTTCTGTGTGATGAATAAGGGCAGCTATGATTACAAATATGTCTTACCTGGCTTTACGTTACAATCAGTAAGGCCCTGCCAAGAAACACAAGAGATGGCGATGACAGATATATCACAAATACATTTATGATTTTCAACATTTAAcatagaatattttttttttttacatagatACCAATATGTTGTTGCAAAATACTACTCGCAAAACGTGCACACAGACCTTTCAAACCATCATGCTTAACAAAATATCATCAAAAACATAGTAAAATGCATACAGAAATGCCTTATTAGTGGTGGATTGGCATCATTTTGGACAACTCAAGCTAGgcaatattataaataaaaaaattcagaagacgaaaacaaaaaaaatcccaggaatttccagattaaaaaaaaaaaaaaaaaccagatatCAAAATGACCAGGAAAAATACCTAGTACCAAATGGGCTCGGCTTGACGCTTTAAGTAGGAAATGAGAAGCCGGTGTGGAAGTACCCAAGTGAACAGGAACACTGCGcatgttataaatataatagaTACCGTAAATACAATATGATGATTTGTTCACATATTTATCCCTCTGTGTCCAATCAGTGGTGTACAGAACACACATGCAGAccagacacacacccactcatcaGTGGGTGTGTATCCTGTCTGCATGCCTGTTCTGTACACCACTGAAAGTATGCCCTAAAAGAAAGCTGATCTAAATAAGTTTTTGCTGTTTTGGCGTTCGTCCTATCATCCAAAGACAACTCCACAGTTATCTGTGGCTGGGAGCCAAGGAAGCAAAACTGGACGTGCTCTGTCCCatgtcaatcagagtgacactagccaatcgtgggcatcGCTGAGCTCATGTATTCAGCAGAAGGCAGACAGTACTTTCTTCCGAGAGTGTTACACCTCCCTGTGATGCAGTATGAGCAACAGTTAAAAATGATGCATTTGGCTGTCATcacatgtcttggaggaagcatgtgttagcaacTGTCATCTGAGCGTGGAAAGCTGGCCCTAAGAGTCTCCCTTGAGGTGACCAAATAAAGAAAACCTTTTATAAGAATTACACAGTGTCCTAAGTTATATATCCTAATACCTCAACTGTCAATGTTATAGAGGCCTCTTGGCATTCGGAAAGATGGGGCCTTTCCTACAGGACTTACTGTTAAATCCTAAAAAGTGGACCCcaaatatttgttttacattGATGTTAGATATTACATATCTTACCCACATTTGGTAGATCAATAGGATACAGTAGTTTCTGTACCACTAAATCCTTATGTGCATGTAGGGGAGTGCATATTTAACATGTCTTCATATATGATAAACTCAGATCCTCACTATAAAATGCTTGGCTTTTAATATGGAGCAGCTAACATCTGAGACAAAGTCCATGCTTACATTCCATGCGGTCTAATTTCTACCTGTATAGACACCAAAGTCCTTTAGAACTGGCCTCTCTgctatgtttttaaatgacagcTACATTCTCAGCAGGATCCAACCAAAATCCTTTAGAACTGGCCTCTCTgctatgtttttaaatgacagcTACATTCTCAGCAGGATCCAAGAGTGTTACAGGATGTAACACTCTAGCTAAAGATTCACTGGCACTTACAACTTACTTCAGTGATGGCTTAATTAGTTGGTGCATCAAATTGGGTATGCTGTAGCAGGAAGAGCACAAAATGCTGCAGATTGTTTAAAACCACATGATACCACCCATCAATATTTGCCATCAAAACCTGCTTTACACATCCGTACTTTTACAGGCagcataaacaaatataaaaacatccaaTTGCAAATGCACAGTTATGTTCAGTAATAATGAATACACGACAAACAAAATTATACTCCACATTTCATTATAGTATTAGAGATTTTTCTACTAATATGTACACAACACTAAGTAAGCTTAACACACTGACAACACACCCAACAGGAACTACTATTCTAACATGTTAGGGAACATGTTGTCCAGGGCACACACTTCCCTTCTGTATCACCATCTGGTTCTCTTTAATGAATATTCCTTAGCAACAGGctatatcattttatataacGGCAATATAAGTGTAAAATCTCAAACATATCTTATCTCAAGCTCAACTGTTAGCAATAAAACCACTGCATATGTACACAGACATGCAACCCAATTCACAAGTCTGGATCCTATGTGTGCACAGGTACtagtgtaaataaatgattagaatCACCATTTTGTTTCATATGTTCTGTACTAGatccataaatatttgtttcACTTTGTTTATCTCAGGCCAAAATGACTTGAACATCATTTATGTAacataaatgatttaatatattactatattatatttaaaagcttTTAAGCTTTAAACAGCCATATGAAGTTTCATATGAACTGTTTAACATTTAGTAAGTAATTAAATTGTCAACTTGACCCAAACAGACCACAAGAGTTAAGAAAAAATTGAGAACATGGTTGCTCCAtgtccaacaaaaaaaaataatggaagAATGTTTATAAGACAGTATATATCATTCCAATCCGACATAATTTCACAACACCAGGATGTGGATTCATCACATCGACCAGAGTCCAGGCAGAGCTTTATAATGAACTGTGCCGTCTTGAAATCATGTGATTTTTCTTGCACAAGAGAAAGGTCATAATTCACTACAGAGACTCACAAACTAAACTGCCACTATTCTGTCCACACGCCTCGTCTTCCAGACAGTGATCCACCACCGCTGCCATAGCTACGACACACAGGAGCCTTAGCATTGGGTGTCATGGCCGGCTGGGCTCGTGAATAAGTAAAAGGCATTACTTCATCTTGTGTCGCGTTATTCAGGAGCGCATAATTGTGTACCTGTCTGCTATAAGATTCCACTTAATGAAAAATTTCTCcagacaattattattattattatacaagaatgcattattattattataataatgcaaACACACCGTATACAACAAAACTGAGCTGTTTTAGAAATCCCCATGTAAACTATGCATGAATATCTAAATTATACCCTTGTTGTGCTGCCATATATTATATCCAAGCAGTAACTTAGGCTTTTAACATACATTCTGTTCAGAATAAACAAAAGGTGATATTATAGTATTCGCTTTATTACTGTTCTTGTTGTTCCTACAATAACAGCAATTGCTATTTTTTACAAGAATGTGGTAGTGCAGGAAAAAATATGACACCTGCGCACCTATTTAGtcggatttttaaaaaatatatatatttattgacaATCAGGCAGTTCAGATGTTACGATATCTGGTGTTAGAAAGTAAAAACATTGCTGTGATtcatcttatttaaaaaaaattaagaaatgtATACAATTGAAATCTCTATCAGATCTCTATCAAGTCTAGATCAGAGATAATCTATCTCCTCAAAAATCACTATGATAATACTGTTTTATATATTGTCTTTATCTAGAGTTACAAGAGACATTCCCTAAGCAGTAGAAGAAGATGCTGTATCACGGTGGTGGTGGAGGGACCGGCACTAATAAAACTTGCCCTGATATCAGTCATTATAATTACCACTCATATAAACCAAACACTGGTCCAAGTTTGTAACAGCTACCTGTATTATATGTAAGAATTCGTCTCAGATTGCACTTCTGCTGCTAATGACAGATGACTGGTTCAGACAACGAAGCATAACAAtaagtttatatttaattatcttTCTCTTCAGTGCTAAATAAAACTCTAAAATCTCTcaaatctctcttttttccacAGACagctgaattttaaaaaacagattcATATGCATTGTCAATTCTCATGAAAGGGGTTCTTCAAGCAGCCACATGTGTTAATGCTGTAAACAGGTTATACTTGTTATTATAAGATGTAAGGCCATATTTACTTCTGTTTTAATGGAGTACAACTACCCCTTGAATACATAGTGTGATCAACTAAGTATGCGTGTTTTGGTCAGCTTATGTAAAGTTGGAAAAACACTActtttgtcatgttcatgaaaatgtttttcctaGATGATTTGCATGCGATTATATTTGCACACATACgtgcacaagcacaaacacaaatatggCTTAACAACAAGGGTTGGATGTTTGGGTTAAGAAGCATGCACTTCTCTAACCTGagcccttgtttttttttaattatctgaaGAGATCTGCATACCTTGTCTGTACTCCAAACAAACACGGCATGTCTTTCCTACTAAAtctaaaactaaatctagaAGTAActctaaaatgtttaaatgtgtggACAATTTCCACACAATACTGGATGGTCCAAAAACAGGCACAACCTGTAGAATAGAATTGAACAGTTTTGCTGCTGAGTGGAAACTGGCTGTTTGTTTGGATTCAAGTACATGTCACTAAAATCTAAATGTTCTTTACACACCGTGAATTTAGAGTAGTGTGTCAAATTTCATTATAGAAAAACACAGAAGCTCAAACAGCATTACATTTAATTCCACTATATCATCGGATTTTTATAACTCAACATATGGATGCAAGTACatcttgtctttgttttgtcttaGCATGTACATCATTCTGGTTCTGTATCAACATATTAGGGCAGTGACTACATGACGTGACTTCAAGGCTACAATCTAAATGGATTAACCTAAAAACGAACaggtaaattatttaaaaatctaataCATTTAGGTGATCTGACCTCATTCCATCATAAGTTTCGAGTCTCTGTGGGGAAAGTTGCTGGAAGATTGTAAaattatgaagaaaaagaattttaaaaaaaatcaccctgATCAGTGGATGTTAaggtaatacattttttaaaatataaatttgtgatagttatttagttatttaatattttagtgcttttatttttattgattattataattattattattgttgttgctgtaatTTGACTGTTATAACTTagctattatatttataaagtttTGACTAATTCAGTttaatagaataataatgaaagttAACTAAATATATAACCAGTACTAAAGACTACTAAACATTTTTGctaaattagatt from Ictalurus furcatus strain D&B chromosome 5, Billie_1.0, whole genome shotgun sequence includes these protein-coding regions:
- the wu:fl23c11 gene encoding interleukin-17 receptor C isoform X2, with the protein product MMLLALGLMLVFWITLTNTQSLELFNFTQEDALTCSQGLTDCNVKPGDIGPYYNDRVYVSGLAAHALLCRSHRGLRPCLRIWLNITTAGTHEEAALSGEDSYNDKSSEDRLNEHGSGLKPSVSIPMSVQVCYQCPDFSGSKELTFTLPFSDDHTREMWMSLIVQLREDDFGSQFIVSSSNTHKPTFTEYIKIPAIDKVCSQGLAIAQCKVPILYPEINPKTGMAELRVGDLAKDVVHDLQACKGMEKDGPCLRLEWKENPLTIPMNSVAPCLCFQIWWVDGPRKTFCPFFNKTVLSVSNVSVSVVESLTHAGAMTRNSTALVWNIIAPCRLEAEIHLCKKTSGSTSSKDCHVTDDLRNSRRYIHSRQHRKWNLNSKQQWQLQGEFVEVERHPLLCVQINVKGIEGHFDLVCPFEVTRSHWSLFLLVSVLVMCLAVLGAYVLQGLLKGWIFKWLKMDSVSSRVGDGQVVLLYPPDADSAVAELVCHLGSALSSLGFGVSLELWSREELSALGPVPWLHSRLHRMQCHGGKVVLVLTPAAWARAEEWCRSRGEKTERREIYSDVFSASLSCILADYLQGRAGERFALVQFETQPAEPPNERGSMPELFRGLSLFSLPAQSLGFLTEITHGAHKGRKENERAESRKTRAGVLRAGARILAGTLRELMGGAGYRLAGVSQDCMGLEKDDLWVTIPLTLERLTPPASPELQSENSAVN
- the wu:fl23c11 gene encoding interleukin-17 receptor C isoform X1; translation: MMLLALGLMLVFWITLTNTQSLELFNFTQEDALTCSQGLTDCNVKPGDIGPYYNDRVYVSGLAAHALLCRSHRGLRPCLRIWLNITTAGTHEEAALSGEDSYNDKSSEDRLNEHGSGLKPSVSIPMSVQVCYQCPDFSGSKELTFTLPFSDDHTREMWMSLIVQLREDDFGSQFIVSSSNTHKPTFTEYIKIPAIDKVCSQGLAIAQCKVPILYPEINPKTGMAELRVGDLAKDVVHDLQACKGMEKDGPCLRLEWKENPLTIPMNSVAPCLCFQIWWVDGPRKTFCPFFNKTVLSVSNVSVSVVESLTHAGAMTRNSTALVWNIIAPCRLEAEIHLCKKTSGSTSSKDCHVTDDLRNSRRYIHSRQHRKWNLNSKQQWQLQGEFVEVERHPLLCVQINVKGIEGHFDLVCPFEVTRSHWSLFLLVSVLVMCLAVLGAYVLQGLLKAGWIFKWLKMDSVSSRVGDGQVVLLYPPDADSAVAELVCHLGSALSSLGFGVSLELWSREELSALGPVPWLHSRLHRMQCHGGKVVLVLTPAAWARAEEWCRSRGEKTERREIYSDVFSASLSCILADYLQGRAGERFALVQFETQPAEPPNERGSMPELFRGLSLFSLPAQSLGFLTEITHGAHKGRKENERAESRKTRAGVLRAGARILAGTLRELMGGAGYRLAGVSQDCMGLEKDDLWVTIPLTLERLTPPASPELQSENSAVN